A stretch of Canis lupus baileyi chromosome 7, mCanLup2.hap1, whole genome shotgun sequence DNA encodes these proteins:
- the DLK2 gene encoding protein delta homolog 2 isoform X1, with translation MGRSWKAGNGNEERRGGRGGGGEHTHESRCAHVRPSIRPSLLRPALTMPSGCRCLHLVCLLCILGAPVQPAGADDCSSHCDLAHGCCAPDGSCRCDPGWEGLHCERCVRMPGCQHGTCHQPWQCICHSGWAGKFCDKDEHICTTQNPCRNGGQCVYDRGGEYHCVCPPSFHGHDCERKSGPCEQAGSPCRNGGQCQDDQGFALNFTCRCLVGFVGSRCEVNVDDCLMRPCANGATCLDGINRFSCLCPEGFAGRFCTVNLDDCASRPCQRGARCRDRVHDFDCLCPSGYGGKTCELILPVSEPATIVDIPLGTTSALAVPATGPVPHSVGAGLLRISVKEVVRRQEAGLGVSSLVAVVVFGALTTALVLSTMLLTLRAWRRGVCPPGPCCYPAPHYAPACQDQECQVSMLPAGLPLSPDLPPEPGKTTAL, from the exons GTGTGCGCACGTCCGGCCGTCCATCCGTCCTTCCCTCCTGAGGCCGGCGCTGACCATGCCCAGCGGCTGCCGCTGTCTACATCTCGTGTGCCTGTTGTGCATCCTGGGGGCGCCCGTTCAGCCTGCGGGAG CCGATGACTGCAGCTCCCACTGTGACCTGGCCCACGGCTGCTGTGCGCCTGACGGCTCCTGCAG GTGTGACCCAGGCTGGGAAGGGCTGCACTGTGAGCGCTGCGTGAGAATGCCTGGCTGCCAGCATGGGACCTGCCACCAGCCCTGGCAGTGCATCTGTCATAGTGGCTGGGCAGGCAAGTTCTGTGACAAAG ATGAGCACATCTGTACCACACAGAACCCCTGTCGGAATGGTGGCCAGTGTGTCTATGACAGGGGTGGTGAGTACCACTGTGTGTGTCCACCAAGTTTCCATGGACATGACTGCGAGCGCAAGTCTGGACCCTGTGAACAGGCAGG CTCCCCATGCCGGAATGGTGGGCAATGCCAGGATGACCAGGGCTTTGCTCTCAACTTCACCTGCCGCTGTCTGGTAGGCTTTGTGGGTTCTCGTTGTGAGGTCAATGTAGACGACTGTCTGATGCGACCTTGTGCCAATGGCGCCACCTGCCTGGATGGCATAAACcgcttctcctgcctctgccctgagGGCTTTGCTGGTCGCTTCTGCACAGTCAACCTGGATGACTGTGCCAGCCGTCCGTGCCAGAGAGGGGCCCGCTGTCGGGACCGCGTCCATGACTTTGACTGTCTCTGCCCCAGCGGCTATGGCGGCAAGACCTGCGAGCTCATCTTACCGGTCTCAGAACCCGCCACCATAGTGGACATCCCCTTGGGGACCACCTCGGCTCTGGCAGTACCTGCCACAGGGCCTGTCCCCCACAGCGTGGGGGCGGGTCTGCTGCGCATCTCAGTGAAAGAGGTGGTACGGAGGCAAGAGGCTGGGCTAGGTGTATCTAGCCTGGTGGCTGTGGTGGTCTTTGGGGCCCTCACCACCGCCCTGGTCCTGTCCACAATGTTGCTGACCCTGAGGGCCTGGCGCCGGGGTGTATGCCCCCCTGGACCCTGTTGCTACCCTGCCCCACACTATGCCCCGGCATGCCAGGACCAGGAGTGTCAGGTTAGCATGCTGCCGGCAGGGCTCCCCCTGTCACCTGACCTGCCCCCTGAGCCTGGAAAGACCACAGCACTGTGA
- the DLK2 gene encoding protein delta homolog 2 isoform X2, translating to MPSGCRCLHLVCLLCILGAPVQPAGADDCSSHCDLAHGCCAPDGSCRCDPGWEGLHCERCVRMPGCQHGTCHQPWQCICHSGWAGKFCDKDEHICTTQNPCRNGGQCVYDRGGEYHCVCPPSFHGHDCERKSGPCEQAGSPCRNGGQCQDDQGFALNFTCRCLVGFVGSRCEVNVDDCLMRPCANGATCLDGINRFSCLCPEGFAGRFCTVNLDDCASRPCQRGARCRDRVHDFDCLCPSGYGGKTCELILPVSEPATIVDIPLGTTSALAVPATGPVPHSVGAGLLRISVKEVVRRQEAGLGVSSLVAVVVFGALTTALVLSTMLLTLRAWRRGVCPPGPCCYPAPHYAPACQDQECQVSMLPAGLPLSPDLPPEPGKTTAL from the exons ATGCCCAGCGGCTGCCGCTGTCTACATCTCGTGTGCCTGTTGTGCATCCTGGGGGCGCCCGTTCAGCCTGCGGGAG CCGATGACTGCAGCTCCCACTGTGACCTGGCCCACGGCTGCTGTGCGCCTGACGGCTCCTGCAG GTGTGACCCAGGCTGGGAAGGGCTGCACTGTGAGCGCTGCGTGAGAATGCCTGGCTGCCAGCATGGGACCTGCCACCAGCCCTGGCAGTGCATCTGTCATAGTGGCTGGGCAGGCAAGTTCTGTGACAAAG ATGAGCACATCTGTACCACACAGAACCCCTGTCGGAATGGTGGCCAGTGTGTCTATGACAGGGGTGGTGAGTACCACTGTGTGTGTCCACCAAGTTTCCATGGACATGACTGCGAGCGCAAGTCTGGACCCTGTGAACAGGCAGG CTCCCCATGCCGGAATGGTGGGCAATGCCAGGATGACCAGGGCTTTGCTCTCAACTTCACCTGCCGCTGTCTGGTAGGCTTTGTGGGTTCTCGTTGTGAGGTCAATGTAGACGACTGTCTGATGCGACCTTGTGCCAATGGCGCCACCTGCCTGGATGGCATAAACcgcttctcctgcctctgccctgagGGCTTTGCTGGTCGCTTCTGCACAGTCAACCTGGATGACTGTGCCAGCCGTCCGTGCCAGAGAGGGGCCCGCTGTCGGGACCGCGTCCATGACTTTGACTGTCTCTGCCCCAGCGGCTATGGCGGCAAGACCTGCGAGCTCATCTTACCGGTCTCAGAACCCGCCACCATAGTGGACATCCCCTTGGGGACCACCTCGGCTCTGGCAGTACCTGCCACAGGGCCTGTCCCCCACAGCGTGGGGGCGGGTCTGCTGCGCATCTCAGTGAAAGAGGTGGTACGGAGGCAAGAGGCTGGGCTAGGTGTATCTAGCCTGGTGGCTGTGGTGGTCTTTGGGGCCCTCACCACCGCCCTGGTCCTGTCCACAATGTTGCTGACCCTGAGGGCCTGGCGCCGGGGTGTATGCCCCCCTGGACCCTGTTGCTACCCTGCCCCACACTATGCCCCGGCATGCCAGGACCAGGAGTGTCAGGTTAGCATGCTGCCGGCAGGGCTCCCCCTGTCACCTGACCTGCCCCCTGAGCCTGGAAAGACCACAGCACTGTGA